In a genomic window of Cerasicoccus sp. TK19100:
- a CDS encoding glycosyltransferase family 2 protein, with product MATDIPVFSQRNAWPFSCPVSVESAASAQPDVSVIIPSYNQGEFLEAAIRSVLCQTHPSVECIVLDAGSTDQSRDIIDHYSGALAHWRSHPDDGQSAAINEGASVARGRYVSFLNSDDMLAPDAASNAVQSLNHDANLMLVHGHRILIDAHDRIAGWTCSRAFDPEKNVYTINSETAFWRREVFYELGGFNAGLKFALDLDFFCRIYQKHPIKLLNRFMGYYRFHPQSKSETLNDICQDETKACWLNIFGKEYLPHQAPTPTMRDKVRHFSLGIQNPGMVLIPYIKDKLIR from the coding sequence ATGGCAACTGACATCCCAGTTTTTTCTCAACGAAATGCTTGGCCATTTAGTTGCCCAGTCAGCGTTGAGTCCGCGGCTTCAGCCCAGCCGGATGTTTCGGTGATCATACCCAGCTATAACCAAGGCGAGTTTCTCGAGGCAGCCATACGCTCAGTGTTGTGCCAAACTCATCCTTCCGTCGAGTGCATCGTCTTAGACGCAGGCAGCACAGACCAATCTCGAGACATCATCGACCACTATAGCGGTGCGCTCGCGCATTGGCGCAGCCACCCGGACGATGGGCAGTCGGCCGCCATCAACGAAGGAGCTTCCGTTGCCAGAGGGCGCTATGTTTCCTTCCTGAACAGCGATGACATGCTCGCCCCCGACGCGGCATCGAATGCAGTTCAGTCGCTCAATCATGATGCAAATCTAATGCTGGTTCACGGGCATCGTATATTGATCGACGCCCATGATCGGATAGCTGGCTGGACTTGCAGCCGAGCCTTCGACCCCGAAAAGAATGTCTACACCATTAACTCCGAAACCGCCTTCTGGCGGCGAGAAGTTTTTTATGAATTAGGGGGCTTCAATGCCGGGCTTAAGTTCGCACTGGATCTCGATTTCTTTTGCCGCATTTATCAAAAACATCCCATTAAGCTGCTTAACCGATTTATGGGCTACTATCGTTTTCATCCGCAATCCAAGTCGGAAACGCTGAACGATATTTGTCAGGACGAAACGAAAGCCTGCTGGCTGAATATTTTTGGTAAAGAATACCTGCCACACCAAGCACCAACGCCAACAATGCGCGATAAGGTCCGGCATTTCTCATTGGGCATTCAGAACCCGGGCATGGTTTTGATTCCCTATATTAAGGACAAATTGATCAGGTGA
- a CDS encoding glycosyltransferase codes for MKALFINHTRTGGGGATIAAERLADGLRTLNIDVNWLIKTAPDQVRLDDYQVVSSPTIDRLLERPLKDRMTIGAGRLSTFSQISGEFAQQADVIHMHNLHPAYFNFLALPKLCNAKPVVWTLHDMWPFTGHCAFSMDCGRWQTGCGACPHLGVYPGVKHDWTAIEWKLKRWSLSRARLHIITPSQWLADCVQKSIAKHIPVSVLPYGINTNTYAPADQNHARQALGIEASRIVFLLSSANLDDPRKPQTIICDALNRLSDELMAQIQVITFGGGDIRPKLNQQIPVKALGLLTSDDAKVQAYRAADALLFASRADNLPLTIQESLACGTPVIANPVGGVTEMVINNRTGLLTDDLSAEAYQRKIENFIGTRKEERIELKQHARDHAEAHFDLSKHARQTIEIYREMMN; via the coding sequence ATGAAGGCCTTATTCATTAACCATACGCGGACCGGTGGAGGCGGCGCTACCATCGCCGCCGAGCGCCTGGCCGATGGCTTGAGGACATTGAATATTGATGTAAACTGGCTAATCAAAACCGCACCCGACCAAGTGCGGCTAGATGACTACCAAGTGGTTTCCAGTCCTACCATCGATCGGCTGCTGGAACGTCCCTTGAAGGACCGCATGACCATTGGTGCCGGTCGCCTCAGCACATTCTCACAGATCAGCGGTGAGTTCGCCCAGCAGGCAGATGTCATACATATGCACAACCTGCATCCGGCTTATTTCAATTTTCTGGCGCTGCCCAAGCTTTGCAATGCAAAGCCAGTCGTGTGGACCCTGCATGACATGTGGCCATTTACCGGACATTGTGCATTCAGCATGGACTGCGGTCGCTGGCAAACCGGTTGCGGTGCCTGCCCCCACCTCGGCGTCTATCCTGGAGTGAAGCATGATTGGACTGCTATCGAGTGGAAACTAAAACGCTGGTCGCTTTCGCGAGCCAGGTTACACATCATTACCCCCAGTCAATGGCTCGCAGATTGCGTGCAGAAAAGCATTGCCAAACACATTCCGGTTTCGGTTCTACCATACGGAATTAATACCAATACCTATGCGCCCGCCGATCAGAATCATGCCCGCCAAGCGCTTGGCATTGAGGCTAGCCGCATTGTCTTTTTACTCAGCAGCGCCAATCTGGATGATCCGCGCAAACCGCAGACGATCATCTGTGATGCACTCAATCGCTTATCGGATGAACTAATGGCGCAGATACAAGTCATCACCTTCGGCGGCGGTGATATACGGCCTAAGCTGAACCAGCAGATTCCCGTTAAGGCACTAGGCCTCCTGACCAGCGATGACGCAAAGGTGCAAGCCTATCGCGCTGCCGACGCCCTACTGTTTGCATCACGCGCAGACAACCTACCATTAACCATTCAAGAAAGCCTTGCATGCGGGACACCCGTCATCGCCAATCCCGTGGGCGGTGTCACCGAGATGGTCATTAATAATCGCACTGGCTTGCTCACCGACGACCTCTCAGCCGAAGCTTATCAACGTAAGATTGAGAACTTTATTGGCACGCGAAAGGAAGAACGTATCGAGCTCAAGCAACATGCACGTGATCATGCTGAGGCGCATTTCGACCTGAGCAAACATGCACGTCAAACCATCGAGATTTACCGCGAAATGATGAACTGA
- a CDS encoding glycosyltransferase family 4 protein, with protein sequence MRFLLAVSPQQPTGVDSVHYFLANGLKTLGHDCEFITFDRQISPEAQAFFAPCKTIPHLPNFFRVLFPRGRDWSRIQLAYQERKLRTLLNSEAPVNYLCGHLTLLQPQMLPAVTQVGVIHAPDESNRTRWLAYKDVWCPTIAVSQQSREFCFGTENQTTPVITNGVTVPERSPKKSLSAPLKLIWCGRLEDKQKRASDLIEIANRLLDQGVDFTLKIVGEGPLADKLTRELCTAKSRVEITGPLPRGEVWKLMDESHAILMTSNYEGMPMSLLEAMSRGCIPVVYPGIGDALGFVQEHAPDLITDKAAPIQLTKILLRLSQSVEALPQRAESIHRAMQASPYTDVSMAKQYITAIEAV encoded by the coding sequence ATGCGATTTTTACTGGCAGTATCTCCCCAGCAGCCAACCGGCGTGGACTCAGTCCATTACTTTTTGGCCAACGGATTAAAGACGCTGGGCCACGATTGCGAGTTCATCACATTTGACCGCCAAATCTCGCCAGAAGCGCAAGCATTCTTTGCGCCATGTAAAACGATACCGCACCTGCCCAATTTTTTTCGCGTGCTCTTCCCCCGGGGCCGTGACTGGTCACGCATCCAGCTCGCCTACCAAGAGCGCAAACTGCGCACCTTGCTGAACTCGGAGGCACCGGTCAATTATCTGTGCGGGCATCTCACATTGCTACAACCGCAGATGCTTCCGGCAGTCACTCAAGTAGGCGTGATTCACGCCCCCGATGAGTCCAATCGTACTCGCTGGCTGGCCTACAAAGATGTTTGGTGCCCAACCATTGCTGTAAGCCAACAATCGCGCGAATTTTGCTTTGGCACGGAGAATCAGACCACTCCCGTCATCACCAACGGGGTGACGGTGCCAGAAAGATCACCAAAAAAGTCTCTCTCCGCTCCCCTTAAACTTATTTGGTGCGGACGTCTGGAAGACAAACAGAAGCGCGCTAGTGATCTAATTGAAATTGCGAATCGGCTATTGGATCAAGGCGTCGATTTTACGCTAAAGATTGTCGGCGAAGGTCCGCTTGCGGATAAGTTGACTCGCGAACTCTGCACTGCAAAGTCACGAGTCGAGATCACTGGCCCCTTGCCTCGAGGCGAAGTGTGGAAGCTGATGGACGAATCTCACGCCATCCTAATGACTTCAAATTACGAAGGCATGCCAATGTCTTTACTTGAGGCAATGAGTCGCGGTTGTATACCGGTCGTATATCCCGGTATTGGCGATGCCTTGGGTTTCGTTCAAGAGCATGCGCCTGATTTAATCACCGATAAAGCTGCACCTATTCAGTTAACTAAGATCCTTCTCCGACTTTCCCAATCCGTGGAAGCCCTGCCTCAGCGCGCTGAAAGCATTCACCGAGCCATGCAGGCCAGCCCCTACACGGACGTAAGTATGGCCAAGCAATACATCACCGCGATTGAAGCGGTATAG
- a CDS encoding acyltransferase family protein codes for MKHKPKLDSLRAFAVTGVLIDHYLPGSAIAHLLPLGSLGVQCFFVISGYLITAILLQAKDAHTSSGKVLKSFFARRFLRIFPPYYAMLIVCLILGVGFSAEALISSIFYVFNIVEAANPQASYDYLGHLWSLCIEEQFYLIWPWIVILIPSGKLFKISLGLIVFAVVSRWLLLNAGWDYISVRNLPTSQFDALIGGALLAQIEFNQQQKLGNWLNRNYRVLILAGVTLYAFSKLAPVIPHQLGTLGYWATSVVFMGVVFWAAQPTEKPSLLSKVFQWKPLMYVGKISYGIYLYQFMSLLFLYKFISMTGIQESIADSWLFVALWTCFTLAIAAISWHCFERPILRLKARFSY; via the coding sequence TTGAAGCACAAACCGAAACTCGATAGCCTGCGAGCATTCGCCGTAACAGGTGTATTGATTGACCACTACCTGCCCGGCAGTGCGATCGCCCATTTGTTGCCACTGGGGAGCCTTGGCGTGCAGTGTTTTTTTGTGATCAGCGGTTACCTGATTACTGCCATACTTCTCCAAGCCAAGGACGCGCATACATCGTCAGGAAAGGTTTTGAAGTCATTCTTTGCCCGTCGGTTTTTGCGCATATTTCCTCCTTATTACGCGATGCTGATCGTGTGCCTCATACTGGGGGTCGGTTTTTCAGCGGAGGCGCTGATCAGTTCCATTTTCTATGTCTTCAATATTGTCGAAGCAGCAAACCCGCAGGCTAGCTATGATTATTTAGGACACCTATGGAGCCTATGCATTGAGGAGCAGTTTTACCTCATCTGGCCATGGATCGTCATTCTGATTCCGTCAGGCAAATTATTCAAAATAAGCCTTGGGCTTATTGTATTTGCAGTAGTCTCGCGCTGGCTGCTTCTCAATGCTGGATGGGACTATATCTCCGTGCGAAATTTACCTACCAGCCAATTTGATGCGCTGATCGGTGGAGCGCTACTCGCTCAAATTGAGTTTAACCAGCAGCAGAAACTTGGAAACTGGCTGAACAGGAATTATCGTGTGCTGATACTAGCCGGGGTCACACTTTACGCCTTCAGTAAACTCGCACCCGTAATCCCCCACCAACTGGGCACACTAGGCTACTGGGCTACAAGCGTCGTGTTCATGGGTGTGGTTTTTTGGGCTGCACAACCTACGGAAAAACCATCGCTGCTCTCCAAAGTCTTCCAATGGAAACCCCTGATGTATGTAGGTAAAATTAGCTACGGCATATACCTCTACCAGTTCATGTCCCTGCTGTTTCTCTACAAGTTCATTTCGATGACTGGCATACAGGAGAGCATTGCCGACTCCTGGCTATTCGTCGCCCTGTGGACATGTTTCACTTTGGCGATCGCGGCCATATCGTGGCATTGCTTTGAGCGTCCGATACTTCGACTCAAAGCGCGATTCAGCTACTAA
- a CDS encoding glycosyltransferase, with translation MGIEVHFCHIPFQSGDEKAMHSYWRERLHVTPYDKPWKKIRIAGIPMPDKITSPLAAHGLGVMPIDYFFNDALLPHLREINQRIKPDAVMVEYVFFSKAFEAFPASTHRVIDTHDLFSNRHKKFIKAGLHAEWFFTNEAQERKGLQRAQSIIAIQEHERESLERIAGQQVPVHTVQHLATPTPLPPPMTLKTLLYIGGRNTINEQALAWFLEQVWPILLRKAPELQLNLAGSICQLELSALNVKRLGHVESLRDAYEASDLVINPARAGSGLSIKSAEALCFARPLITTQHGAQGLPQTTDNQAFITVDSSTEMADAIIRLFETPGKLATLSLAAKSLYQSTIDSSMASLKQAITPILN, from the coding sequence ATGGGTATTGAGGTTCACTTCTGCCATATCCCTTTTCAATCCGGTGATGAAAAGGCAATGCATTCATACTGGAGAGAGCGGTTGCACGTGACGCCATACGATAAGCCCTGGAAGAAAATCCGCATTGCCGGCATTCCCATGCCAGACAAAATCACGAGCCCGCTGGCCGCGCATGGGCTTGGCGTCATGCCGATAGATTATTTTTTCAACGACGCCCTACTGCCTCACTTACGGGAAATCAACCAACGCATTAAGCCCGATGCAGTTATGGTAGAATACGTGTTCTTTTCCAAAGCATTTGAAGCGTTTCCCGCTAGCACTCATCGCGTCATCGATACCCACGATCTGTTTTCCAATCGGCATAAGAAGTTCATTAAAGCCGGCCTGCATGCCGAGTGGTTTTTTACCAACGAGGCGCAAGAGCGCAAAGGCCTGCAACGCGCACAATCGATTATCGCCATTCAGGAGCACGAACGTGAATCGCTAGAGCGAATCGCTGGGCAGCAAGTTCCGGTTCATACGGTGCAACATTTAGCCACCCCTACGCCTTTACCTCCCCCAATGACTTTAAAGACATTGCTTTACATTGGCGGAAGAAACACGATCAACGAGCAGGCACTCGCGTGGTTTCTCGAGCAAGTGTGGCCAATACTTTTGCGCAAAGCTCCAGAATTGCAGTTGAACTTGGCCGGTTCCATTTGTCAGTTGGAACTTAGCGCTCTCAACGTAAAACGATTGGGCCACGTGGAGTCTCTCCGTGATGCCTATGAGGCATCGGACTTGGTCATCAATCCAGCTCGCGCCGGTTCGGGATTGAGTATTAAGTCCGCTGAAGCGCTGTGCTTTGCCCGCCCCTTGATCACGACACAACACGGAGCACAAGGGCTGCCGCAAACTACCGACAACCAGGCTTTCATCACCGTGGATTCATCAACTGAAATGGCAGATGCGATCATCCGTTTATTTGAGACCCCAGGCAAGCTGGCTACGCTATCTCTCGCGGCGAAGAGCCTCTACCAAAGCACCATCGATTCGAGCATGGCATCACTTAAACAAGCCATAACGCCAATACTCAATTGA